TGCTTTTTCGTTTCGCCGCGTTACGTCAAAGAGCTCGCCTCTTGCCGGGCGACCGCCTGTTTCATCCGGCCCCGTCACGCGCATCTTCTGCCCGAGCCGATTGTGGGTCTTCTCGTCGAGGACCCTCAGCGCGCGATGACGCTCGCCGCCGCCCGCCTGTTTCCTGAGGCGCTGCGACCCGAGTCGCTGTTTCGCGCAAGCGGCGTTTCGCCCGGCGCGGTGGTCCATCCCGAGGCGCGGCTCGAACCGGGCGTGATCGTCGATCCGGGCGCCTTTATCGGCCCTGGCGCCGAGGTCGGCTCCGGCACGGTCATCGGGCCGCAGGCGGTGATCGGCCCCAATGTGCGCATTGGCCGCAATTGCTCGATCGGCGCGCAAGCCAGCGTCATCTGCTCACTTATCGGCGACCGGGTGATCGTTCATCCGGGCGCGCGGCTCGGCCAGGACGGTTTCGGCTTCGCGCGCGGCGACAAGGGCTGGGTGAAGACGCCGCAACTCGGCCGCGTGATCGTGCAGGACGACGTCGAGATTGGAGCCAATACGACGATCGACCGTGGCGCAACGCGCGACACCATCGTCGGCGAGGGCACGAAGATCGATAATCTCGTTCAGATCGCTCACAATGTCGTCATCGGCCGTTTCTGCGCCATCGTCGCGCAGACGGGGGTCGCGGGCTCCAGCGTGATCGGCGACTATGTCGCGCTTGGCG
The nucleotide sequence above comes from Methylocystis parvus OBBP. Encoded proteins:
- the lpxD gene encoding UDP-3-O-(3-hydroxymyristoyl)glucosamine N-acyltransferase — its product is MSVAAFFHLSRPYTVAEIAELAGAAIRDPAAPPETPQVITGVAPLAAGHHGDLCFFVSPRYVKELASCRATACFIRPRHAHLLPEPIVGLLVEDPQRAMTLAAARLFPEALRPESLFRASGVSPGAVVHPEARLEPGVIVDPGAFIGPGAEVGSGTVIGPQAVIGPNVRIGRNCSIGAQASVICSLIGDRVIVHPGARLGQDGFGFARGDKGWVKTPQLGRVIVQDDVEIGANTTIDRGATRDTIVGEGTKIDNLVQIAHNVVIGRFCAIVAQTGVAGSSVIGDYVALGGQCAVAGHLEIGEGAAVAAKSGVMRDVPPGARYGGAPARPLRRFLRAEALLDRIARRDKPDEAI